The Garra rufa chromosome 23, GarRuf1.0, whole genome shotgun sequence genome includes a region encoding these proteins:
- the vldlr gene encoding very low-density lipoprotein receptor isoform X2: protein MVTSILGLLLLPVCLQLCGFSRGSRTECEQSQFQCGNGRCIPSVWQCDGDLDCSDGSDETSCVRKTCAEVDFVCRSGQCVPKRWQCDGEPDCEDGSDESIEMCHTRTCRVNEFSCGVGSTQCIPVFWKCDGEKDCDNGEDEINCGNITCAPLEFTCASGRCVSRNFVCNGEDDCGDGSDEQGCAPSSCGPSEIPCGNNTCIPRSWLCDDDVDCQDQSDESPERCGRNPTPPAKCSPSEMQCSSGECIHRKWRCDGDPDCKDGSDEKNCSARTCRPDQFKCDDGSCIHGSRQCNGFRDCADGTDEVNCKNLTQCNSPDQFKCRSGECIEMSKVCNKVRDCPDWSDEPIKECNMNECLLNNGGCSHICRDLTIGYECDCTPGLQLIDRKTCGDVNECLNPGICSQICINLKGGYKCECHNGYQMDPTTGVCKAVGKEPCLIFTNRRDIRKLGLERREYTQIVEQLRNTVAVDADFVQQTIFWADLGQKAIFSTMLDKQEASHMKVIDNVQMPVGIAVDWIYKNIYWSDLGSKSIAVANFNGTKRKVLFNSGLKEPASIAVDPLSGFLYWSDWGEPAKIEKSGMNGIDRQVLVETDIQWPNGITLDLIKGRLYWVDSKLHMLCSVDLNGDNRRKVLQSPDYLAHPFALTVFEDRVFWTDGENEAIYGANKFTGSDVTLLASNLNEPQDIIVYHELIQLSGTNWCNEKVENGGCSFMCLPAPQVNKHSPKFTCVCPQGQTLASDGLRCRPEATTAIPQDVEGVTTHPSHPKEGNISTSIHEVNTSAKGSAAAWAILPVLLLAMAAAGGYLMWRNWQIKNKKSMNFDNPVYLKTTEEDLNIDISRHSASVGHTYPAISMVNTEDDLS from the exons TGAGGAAGACCTGTGCCGAGGTGGACTTCGTCTGTCGCAGTGGCCAGTGTGTTCCCAAGAGATGGCAGTGCGATGGGGAACCAGACTGCGAGGATGGCTCAGACGAAAGCATCGAAATGTGCC ACACGAGGACCTGTCGAGTGAACGAGTTCAGCTGTGGCGTCGGCTCCACGCAGTGCATTCCGGTCTTCTGGAAGTGTGACGGTGAGAAAGACTGCGACAATGGAGAGGATGAGATTAATTGTG GTAACATAACATGTGCCCCTCTGGAGTTTACGTGTGCCAGCGGTCGCTGCGTTTCTCGTAATTTCGTCTGCAATGGTGAGGATGACTGCGGGGATGGCAGCGATGAACAGGGCTGTGCTCCTTCCTCCTGCGGCCCGAGTGAAATCCCTTGTGGGAATAATACCTGCATTCCTAGAAGCTGGCTGTGCGACGACGACGTGGACTGCCAGGACCAATCGGACGAGTCGCCAGAGCGTTGCGGCCGCAACCCCACACCACCAGCTAAGTGTTCGCCCAGTGAGATGCAATGCAGCTCTGGGGAATGCATTCACAGGAAGTGGCGCTGTGACGGGGATCCAGACTGCAAGGACGGCAGCGACGAGAAAAACTGCT CTGCCCGTACCTGCAGGCCTGACCAGTTCAAGTGTGATGACGGCAGCTGTATCCACGGCAGCCGACAGTGCAACGGATTCCGAGATTGTGCAGACGGCACGGATGAAGTCAACTGCAAAAACT taaCTCAGTGTAACAGTCCTGACCAGTTCAAGTGTCGGAGTGGAGAGTGTATTGAGATGAGTAAAGTGTGTAATAAGGTCCGTGACTGTCCTGACTGGAGTGATGAACCCATCAAAGAGTGCA ATATGAACGAATGCCTGCTCAATAACGGAGGCTGCTCGCACATCTGCCGCGACCTGACGATTGGCTATGAGTGTGACTGCACGCCAGGACTCCAGCTCATCGATCGCAAGACCTGCGGTG ATGTCAATGAGTGCCTCAACCCTGGGATATGCAGTCAAATATGTATAAATCTTAAAGGAGGATACAAATGTGAGTGTCACAATGGCTACCAGATGGACCCCACCACTGGAGTGTGCAAGGCTGTAG GTAAAGAACCCTGTCTTATTTTCACCAATCGAAGAGACATCCGTAAACTAGGACTGGAGCGCCGTGAATATACTCAGATTGTGGAGCAGCTGCGGAACACGGTTGCTGTAGATGCCGACTTCGTTCAGCAGACAATATTCTGGGCTGACCTGGGGCAAAAGGCGATTTTTAG cACAATGTTGGATAAGCAGGAGGCAAGTCATATGAAAGTGATTGACAACGTTCAGATGCCTGTTGGGATTGCCGTAGACTGGATTTACAAAAACATCTACTGGTCAGACCTGGGCAGTAAAAGTATAGCAGTGGCTAACTTCAATGGGACCAAGAGGAAGGTGCTCTTTAACAGTGGCCTGAAGGAACCAGCCTCTATTGCTGTGGATCCTCTTTCCGG ATTCCTGTATTGGTCCGACTGGGGCGAGCCAGCTAAGATTGAGAAATCTGGTATGAACGGGATTGACAGACAGGTCCTAGTTGAGACAGACATTCAATGGCCCAATGGAATCACTCTTG ATCTGATCAAGGGCAGACTTTACTGGGTGGATTCAAAGCTGCACATGCTTTGTAGTGTAGACTTGAATGGAGACAACCGCCGGAAGGTGCTGCAGTCACCAGACTACCTGGCCCACCCTTTTGCCCTTACTGTTTTTGAG GATCGCGTGTTCTGGACAGATGGTGAGAATGAGGCCATCTACGGCGCAAACAAGTTCACAGGATCTGATGTAACACTGCTGGCCAGCAACCTCAATGAACCCCAAGACATCATTGTGTACCATGAGCTAATTCAGCTGTCTG GGACCAACTGGTGTAACGAGAAGGTGGAGAATGGAGGCTGTTCCTTTATGTGCCTGCCAGCTCCACAAGTTAACAAACATTCCCCTAAATTCACCTGCGTGTGTCCGCAAGGCCAAACCCTTGCATCAGACGGCCTGCGCTGCAGACCAG AGGCAACTACTGCCATCCCTCAAGATGTAGAGGGGGTGACCACACACCCCAGTCACCCTAAAG AAGGAAACATAAGCACTTCCATACATGAAGTAAATACATCAGCCAAAGGGTCTGCTGCTGCCTGGGCTATTCTACCTGTGT TGTTATTGGCCATGGCTGCTGCAGGTGGTTACTTAATGTGGCGCAATTGGCAGATCAAAAATAAGAAGAGCATGAACTTCGATAATCCAGTATATCTGAAGACCACAGAGGAAGACCTCAATATCGATATCAGCAGACACAGTGCTTCTGTAGGCCACACGTACCCTGCT ATTTCAATGGTAAACACAGAAGACGACTTGTCATAA
- the kcnv2a gene encoding potassium voltage-gated channel subfamily V member 2 codes for MIKLKGRRQSLFPNYKLGVTFPAPKDPEDSELPFGQHNWVKPWNSMQELSKDIYDIYAQYEDDEEDRLMLTAKLSSPTKNYMLNINVGGKVYQISYRVAAKYPKTRIGRLATYTDHNRKLDLCDDYTVQNNEFFFDRDPDIFHNVFNFYRTGVLWIKDELCPRNFLEEINYWGVRIKNTHRCCRISFEERQDELNEQLKVQRELEAEVETEEHEDLFQDMAFGHTRFIIWNMMEKPFSSITAKLMAVASSFFVLVSLVAMTLNTVEEMQYTTTTGQLSGKTYCEYIETFCIAFFTVEYLLRLVSTPDLTHFLRSMLNAVDLIAILPLYLQMVLENFESEHFGRHGSDIETVGRVGKLGQVLRIMRLMRIFRILKLARHSTGLRAFGFTLRQCYQQVGCLFLFIAMGIFTFSAMVYTVEHDVHQTNFTSIPHAWWWAAVSISTVGYGDMFPETHLGRIFAFACISFGIILNGMPISILFNKFSDYYSKLKAYEYTSSIKNRGKVRLVKRAAKKFAECF; via the exons ATGATCAAGCTTAAAGGCAGGAGGCAAAGCCTTTTCCCCAATTATAAACTTGGGGTCACATTCCCTGCTCCCAAGGATCCAGAGGACTCTGAGCTTCCTTTTGGTCAACACAACTGGGTAAAACCATGGAATTCGATGCAGGAGTTAAGTAAGGATATTTATGACATCTATGCACAGTATGAAGACGATGAAGAGGATAGATTGATGTTGACTGCTAAACTGTCCTCTCCAACTAAGAACTACATGCTGAACATCAACGTAGGAGGCAAGGTCTACCAGATCTCTTACAGGGTAGCAGCAAAATATCCCAAGACAAGAATTGGCCGGCTTGCAACGTATACGGACCACAACAGAAAACTCGATCTCTGTGATGATTACACCGTCCAAAACAATGAGTTTTTCTTTGACAGGGATCCAGACATCTTCCACAACGTCTTTAACTTCTATAGGACTGGAGTTCTCTGGATCAAAGATGAGTTGTGCCCACGTAATTTTTTGGAGGAGATCAACTACTGGGGTGTTCGCATCAAGAACACCCATCGCTGCTGCCGCATTTCATTCGAGGAACGGCAGGACGAACTCAACGAACAGCTGAAGGTACAACGGGAACTCGAGGCAGAGGTGGAAACTGAGGAACATGAGGACTTGTTTCAGGACATGGCTTTCGGTCATACACGTTTCATCATTTGGAACATGATGGAGAAACCCTTCTCATCAATCACTGCCAAGCTCATGGCAGTGGCATCCAGTTTCTTCGTGCTGGTATCGCTTGTGGCTATGACACTCAATACGGTAGAGGAAATGCAGTATACGACAACCACCGGCCAGCTGAGTGGCAAGACCTATTGCGAGTACATTGAGACTTTCTGCATTGCGTTTTTTACCGTGGAATATCTGCTCCGACTCGTGTCCACACCTGATCTTACACACTTTCTAAGAAGCATGCTGAATGCTGTGGACCTGATTGCAATCCTTCCGTTATATCTTCAAATGGTCTTAGAGAATTTTGAGAGCGAACACTTCGGGAGACATGGTAGCGATATTGAGACAGTAGGACGGGTGGGTAAATTAGGGCAAGTTCTCCGCATCATGCGTCTCATGAGGATATTTCGTATCCTGAAACTAGCACGTCACTCTACTGGACTTCGAGCATTTGGCTTCACACTTAGGCAATGTTACCAACAAGTGGGCTGTCTTTTCCTCTTCATTGCCATGGGAATTTTCACTTTCTCTGCTATGGTGTATACCGTAGAGCATGATGTGCATCAAACAAACTTCACCAGTATTCCACATGCATGGTGGTGGGCAGCC GTGAGCATCTCCACTGTGGGCTACGGCGACATGTTTCCAGAGACTCATCTGGGCAGGATTTTTGCATTTGCGTGCATCTCCTTTGGAATTATTCTCAACGGCATGCCAATCTCCATCCTGTTCAATAAATTCTCAGACTACTATTCAAAACTGAAGGCCTATGAATACACCTCCTCTATAAAGAATCGTGGGAAAGTGAGGCTGGTGAAAAGGGCTGCAAAGAAGTTTGCAGAATGTTTCTAG
- the vldlr gene encoding very low-density lipoprotein receptor isoform X3 has protein sequence MVTSILGLLLLPVCLQLCGFSRGSRTECEQSQFQCGNGRCIPSVWQCDGDLDCSDGSDETSCVRKTCAEVDFVCRSGQCVPKRWQCDGEPDCEDGSDESIEMCHTRTCRVNEFSCGVGSTQCIPVFWKCDGEKDCDNGEDEINCGNITCAPLEFTCASGRCVSRNFVCNGEDDCGDGSDEQGCAPSSCGPSEIPCGNNTCIPRSWLCDDDVDCQDQSDESPERCGRNPTPPAKCSPSEMQCSSGECIHRKWRCDGDPDCKDGSDEKNCSARTCRPDQFKCDDGSCIHGSRQCNGFRDCADGTDEVNCKNLTQCNSPDQFKCRSGECIEMSKVCNKVRDCPDWSDEPIKECNMNECLLNNGGCSHICRDLTIGYECDCTPGLQLIDRKTCGDVNECLNPGICSQICINLKGGYKCECHNGYQMDPTTGVCKAVGKEPCLIFTNRRDIRKLGLERREYTQIVEQLRNTVAVDADFVQQTIFWADLGQKAIFSTMLDKQEASHMKVIDNVQMPVGIAVDWIYKNIYWSDLGSKSIAVANFNGTKRKVLFNSGLKEPASIAVDPLSGFLYWSDWGEPAKIEKSGMNGIDRQVLVETDIQWPNGITLDLIKGRLYWVDSKLHMLCSVDLNGDNRRKVLQSPDYLAHPFALTVFEDRVFWTDGENEAIYGANKFTGSDVTLLASNLNEPQDIIVYHELIQLSGTNWCNEKVENGGCSFMCLPAPQVNKHSPKFTCVCPQGQTLASDGLRCRPEGNISTSIHEVNTSAKGSAAAWAILPVLLLAMAAAGGYLMWRNWQIKNKKSMNFDNPVYLKTTEEDLNIDISRHSASVGHTYPAISMVNTEDDLS, from the exons TGAGGAAGACCTGTGCCGAGGTGGACTTCGTCTGTCGCAGTGGCCAGTGTGTTCCCAAGAGATGGCAGTGCGATGGGGAACCAGACTGCGAGGATGGCTCAGACGAAAGCATCGAAATGTGCC ACACGAGGACCTGTCGAGTGAACGAGTTCAGCTGTGGCGTCGGCTCCACGCAGTGCATTCCGGTCTTCTGGAAGTGTGACGGTGAGAAAGACTGCGACAATGGAGAGGATGAGATTAATTGTG GTAACATAACATGTGCCCCTCTGGAGTTTACGTGTGCCAGCGGTCGCTGCGTTTCTCGTAATTTCGTCTGCAATGGTGAGGATGACTGCGGGGATGGCAGCGATGAACAGGGCTGTGCTCCTTCCTCCTGCGGCCCGAGTGAAATCCCTTGTGGGAATAATACCTGCATTCCTAGAAGCTGGCTGTGCGACGACGACGTGGACTGCCAGGACCAATCGGACGAGTCGCCAGAGCGTTGCGGCCGCAACCCCACACCACCAGCTAAGTGTTCGCCCAGTGAGATGCAATGCAGCTCTGGGGAATGCATTCACAGGAAGTGGCGCTGTGACGGGGATCCAGACTGCAAGGACGGCAGCGACGAGAAAAACTGCT CTGCCCGTACCTGCAGGCCTGACCAGTTCAAGTGTGATGACGGCAGCTGTATCCACGGCAGCCGACAGTGCAACGGATTCCGAGATTGTGCAGACGGCACGGATGAAGTCAACTGCAAAAACT taaCTCAGTGTAACAGTCCTGACCAGTTCAAGTGTCGGAGTGGAGAGTGTATTGAGATGAGTAAAGTGTGTAATAAGGTCCGTGACTGTCCTGACTGGAGTGATGAACCCATCAAAGAGTGCA ATATGAACGAATGCCTGCTCAATAACGGAGGCTGCTCGCACATCTGCCGCGACCTGACGATTGGCTATGAGTGTGACTGCACGCCAGGACTCCAGCTCATCGATCGCAAGACCTGCGGTG ATGTCAATGAGTGCCTCAACCCTGGGATATGCAGTCAAATATGTATAAATCTTAAAGGAGGATACAAATGTGAGTGTCACAATGGCTACCAGATGGACCCCACCACTGGAGTGTGCAAGGCTGTAG GTAAAGAACCCTGTCTTATTTTCACCAATCGAAGAGACATCCGTAAACTAGGACTGGAGCGCCGTGAATATACTCAGATTGTGGAGCAGCTGCGGAACACGGTTGCTGTAGATGCCGACTTCGTTCAGCAGACAATATTCTGGGCTGACCTGGGGCAAAAGGCGATTTTTAG cACAATGTTGGATAAGCAGGAGGCAAGTCATATGAAAGTGATTGACAACGTTCAGATGCCTGTTGGGATTGCCGTAGACTGGATTTACAAAAACATCTACTGGTCAGACCTGGGCAGTAAAAGTATAGCAGTGGCTAACTTCAATGGGACCAAGAGGAAGGTGCTCTTTAACAGTGGCCTGAAGGAACCAGCCTCTATTGCTGTGGATCCTCTTTCCGG ATTCCTGTATTGGTCCGACTGGGGCGAGCCAGCTAAGATTGAGAAATCTGGTATGAACGGGATTGACAGACAGGTCCTAGTTGAGACAGACATTCAATGGCCCAATGGAATCACTCTTG ATCTGATCAAGGGCAGACTTTACTGGGTGGATTCAAAGCTGCACATGCTTTGTAGTGTAGACTTGAATGGAGACAACCGCCGGAAGGTGCTGCAGTCACCAGACTACCTGGCCCACCCTTTTGCCCTTACTGTTTTTGAG GATCGCGTGTTCTGGACAGATGGTGAGAATGAGGCCATCTACGGCGCAAACAAGTTCACAGGATCTGATGTAACACTGCTGGCCAGCAACCTCAATGAACCCCAAGACATCATTGTGTACCATGAGCTAATTCAGCTGTCTG GGACCAACTGGTGTAACGAGAAGGTGGAGAATGGAGGCTGTTCCTTTATGTGCCTGCCAGCTCCACAAGTTAACAAACATTCCCCTAAATTCACCTGCGTGTGTCCGCAAGGCCAAACCCTTGCATCAGACGGCCTGCGCTGCAGACCAG AAGGAAACATAAGCACTTCCATACATGAAGTAAATACATCAGCCAAAGGGTCTGCTGCTGCCTGGGCTATTCTACCTGTGT TGTTATTGGCCATGGCTGCTGCAGGTGGTTACTTAATGTGGCGCAATTGGCAGATCAAAAATAAGAAGAGCATGAACTTCGATAATCCAGTATATCTGAAGACCACAGAGGAAGACCTCAATATCGATATCAGCAGACACAGTGCTTCTGTAGGCCACACGTACCCTGCT ATTTCAATGGTAAACACAGAAGACGACTTGTCATAA
- the vldlr gene encoding very low-density lipoprotein receptor isoform X1, with the protein MVTSILGLLLLPVCLQLCGFSRGSRTECEQSQFQCGNGRCIPSVWQCDGDLDCSDGSDETSCVRKTCAEVDFVCRSGQCVPKRWQCDGEPDCEDGSDESIEMCHTRTCRVNEFSCGVGSTQCIPVFWKCDGEKDCDNGEDEINCGNITCAPLEFTCASGRCVSRNFVCNGEDDCGDGSDEQGCAPSSCGPSEIPCGNNTCIPRSWLCDDDVDCQDQSDESPERCGRNPTPPAKCSPSEMQCSSGECIHRKWRCDGDPDCKDGSDEKNCSARTCRPDQFKCDDGSCIHGSRQCNGFRDCADGTDEVNCKNLTQCNSPDQFKCRSGECIEMSKVCNKVRDCPDWSDEPIKECNMNECLLNNGGCSHICRDLTIGYECDCTPGLQLIDRKTCGDVNECLNPGICSQICINLKGGYKCECHNGYQMDPTTGVCKAVGKEPCLIFTNRRDIRKLGLERREYTQIVEQLRNTVAVDADFVQQTIFWADLGQKAIFSTMLDKQEASHMKVIDNVQMPVGIAVDWIYKNIYWSDLGSKSIAVANFNGTKRKVLFNSGLKEPASIAVDPLSGFLYWSDWGEPAKIEKSGMNGIDRQVLVETDIQWPNGITLDLIKGRLYWVDSKLHMLCSVDLNGDNRRKVLQSPDYLAHPFALTVFEDRVFWTDGENEAIYGANKFTGSDVTLLASNLNEPQDIIVYHELIQLSGTNWCNEKVENGGCSFMCLPAPQVNKHSPKFTCVCPQGQTLASDGLRCRPEATTAIPQDVEGVTTHPSHPKASVTPKVASEPVQAEGNISTSIHEVNTSAKGSAAAWAILPVLLLAMAAAGGYLMWRNWQIKNKKSMNFDNPVYLKTTEEDLNIDISRHSASVGHTYPAISMVNTEDDLS; encoded by the exons TGAGGAAGACCTGTGCCGAGGTGGACTTCGTCTGTCGCAGTGGCCAGTGTGTTCCCAAGAGATGGCAGTGCGATGGGGAACCAGACTGCGAGGATGGCTCAGACGAAAGCATCGAAATGTGCC ACACGAGGACCTGTCGAGTGAACGAGTTCAGCTGTGGCGTCGGCTCCACGCAGTGCATTCCGGTCTTCTGGAAGTGTGACGGTGAGAAAGACTGCGACAATGGAGAGGATGAGATTAATTGTG GTAACATAACATGTGCCCCTCTGGAGTTTACGTGTGCCAGCGGTCGCTGCGTTTCTCGTAATTTCGTCTGCAATGGTGAGGATGACTGCGGGGATGGCAGCGATGAACAGGGCTGTGCTCCTTCCTCCTGCGGCCCGAGTGAAATCCCTTGTGGGAATAATACCTGCATTCCTAGAAGCTGGCTGTGCGACGACGACGTGGACTGCCAGGACCAATCGGACGAGTCGCCAGAGCGTTGCGGCCGCAACCCCACACCACCAGCTAAGTGTTCGCCCAGTGAGATGCAATGCAGCTCTGGGGAATGCATTCACAGGAAGTGGCGCTGTGACGGGGATCCAGACTGCAAGGACGGCAGCGACGAGAAAAACTGCT CTGCCCGTACCTGCAGGCCTGACCAGTTCAAGTGTGATGACGGCAGCTGTATCCACGGCAGCCGACAGTGCAACGGATTCCGAGATTGTGCAGACGGCACGGATGAAGTCAACTGCAAAAACT taaCTCAGTGTAACAGTCCTGACCAGTTCAAGTGTCGGAGTGGAGAGTGTATTGAGATGAGTAAAGTGTGTAATAAGGTCCGTGACTGTCCTGACTGGAGTGATGAACCCATCAAAGAGTGCA ATATGAACGAATGCCTGCTCAATAACGGAGGCTGCTCGCACATCTGCCGCGACCTGACGATTGGCTATGAGTGTGACTGCACGCCAGGACTCCAGCTCATCGATCGCAAGACCTGCGGTG ATGTCAATGAGTGCCTCAACCCTGGGATATGCAGTCAAATATGTATAAATCTTAAAGGAGGATACAAATGTGAGTGTCACAATGGCTACCAGATGGACCCCACCACTGGAGTGTGCAAGGCTGTAG GTAAAGAACCCTGTCTTATTTTCACCAATCGAAGAGACATCCGTAAACTAGGACTGGAGCGCCGTGAATATACTCAGATTGTGGAGCAGCTGCGGAACACGGTTGCTGTAGATGCCGACTTCGTTCAGCAGACAATATTCTGGGCTGACCTGGGGCAAAAGGCGATTTTTAG cACAATGTTGGATAAGCAGGAGGCAAGTCATATGAAAGTGATTGACAACGTTCAGATGCCTGTTGGGATTGCCGTAGACTGGATTTACAAAAACATCTACTGGTCAGACCTGGGCAGTAAAAGTATAGCAGTGGCTAACTTCAATGGGACCAAGAGGAAGGTGCTCTTTAACAGTGGCCTGAAGGAACCAGCCTCTATTGCTGTGGATCCTCTTTCCGG ATTCCTGTATTGGTCCGACTGGGGCGAGCCAGCTAAGATTGAGAAATCTGGTATGAACGGGATTGACAGACAGGTCCTAGTTGAGACAGACATTCAATGGCCCAATGGAATCACTCTTG ATCTGATCAAGGGCAGACTTTACTGGGTGGATTCAAAGCTGCACATGCTTTGTAGTGTAGACTTGAATGGAGACAACCGCCGGAAGGTGCTGCAGTCACCAGACTACCTGGCCCACCCTTTTGCCCTTACTGTTTTTGAG GATCGCGTGTTCTGGACAGATGGTGAGAATGAGGCCATCTACGGCGCAAACAAGTTCACAGGATCTGATGTAACACTGCTGGCCAGCAACCTCAATGAACCCCAAGACATCATTGTGTACCATGAGCTAATTCAGCTGTCTG GGACCAACTGGTGTAACGAGAAGGTGGAGAATGGAGGCTGTTCCTTTATGTGCCTGCCAGCTCCACAAGTTAACAAACATTCCCCTAAATTCACCTGCGTGTGTCCGCAAGGCCAAACCCTTGCATCAGACGGCCTGCGCTGCAGACCAG AGGCAACTACTGCCATCCCTCAAGATGTAGAGGGGGTGACCACACACCCCAGTCACCCTAAAG caTCTGTAACACCGAAGGTTGCCTCTGAACCGGTTCAGGCTG AAGGAAACATAAGCACTTCCATACATGAAGTAAATACATCAGCCAAAGGGTCTGCTGCTGCCTGGGCTATTCTACCTGTGT TGTTATTGGCCATGGCTGCTGCAGGTGGTTACTTAATGTGGCGCAATTGGCAGATCAAAAATAAGAAGAGCATGAACTTCGATAATCCAGTATATCTGAAGACCACAGAGGAAGACCTCAATATCGATATCAGCAGACACAGTGCTTCTGTAGGCCACACGTACCCTGCT ATTTCAATGGTAAACACAGAAGACGACTTGTCATAA